The Lactuca sativa cultivar Salinas chromosome 2, Lsat_Salinas_v11, whole genome shotgun sequence genome includes a window with the following:
- the LOC111893788 gene encoding xanthotoxin 5-hydroxylase CYP82C4 — protein sequence MVYSPELIMLLVFVLCIFYLVICSTRMKSKQSAREAREVDGALPIIGHLHLLGGGNQLLHRTLGAMADKYGPTFNIRLGTRRAFVVSSWEVAKECFTVNDKALASRPKTAAVKHMGYNYAIFGFAPYTPFWREMRKITTLELLSNRRLEMQKDVRSSEINSGITELYGRWVENGGRQPLVVDLIKWLEPMLLNIITMMVAGKRYYGVETDSHEAISCQKALNEFFRLIGIFVASDAIPFLGWLDFDGYVKQMKRTAKDLDLVLGGWLDEHRLNRKLDSKRNKHDFVNVMLSLEEEGKLSGLQYDSDISIKSTCLSMMLGGGNTPAETLTWAISLLLNHPDHLVKLQHELDDKVGKERQVVETDIKNLVYLQAVIKETLRLYPAGGPLLGPREAMEDCTVSGYHVKAGTRLIVNVWKIQRDEKVWTDASEFKPERFMGEEHEHVDLRGQQFVLIPFGSGRRSCPGATLAIQVLHLTLARLVHSFDLGLPGGLPIDMTESPGLTMPKKKPLQALLTPRLPSELYG from the exons ATGGTTTATTCACCCGAACTAATCATGTTACTTGTTTTTGTATTATGCATCTTCTACCTAGTAATTTGCAGTACTCGAATGAAGTCCAAACAGTCGGCAAGAGAAGCTCGTGAAGTGGACGGTGCATTGCCGATCATCGGACACCTCCATCTACTTGGTGGTGGTAACCAGCTTCTCCACCGAACACTAGGAGCCATGGCAGATAAATATGGACCAACGTTCAATATCCGGCTTGGAACCCGTCGTGCTTTCGTGGTCAGCAGTTGGGAAGTAGCCAAAGAATGCTTCACCGTAAACGACAAAGCACTTGCTTCTCGACCCAAAACCGCCGCCGTAAAGCACATGGGCTATAACTATGCCATATTTGGCTTCGCCCCATACACTCCTTTTTGGCGTGAGATGCGGAAGATCACCACCCTTGAGCTCCTCTCCAACCGTCGCCTGGAGATGCAAAAAGATGTCCGTTCGTCGGAGATTAATTCCGGAATTACAGAGCTCTACGGGCGATGGGTGGAAAACGGTGGACGTCAGCCTTTGGTTGTTGATTTGATCAAATGGTTGGAACCCATGTTGTTAAATATAATTACGATGATGGTAGCCGGAAAGCGGTATTATGGTGTCGAAACTGACAGCCATGAAGCCATAAGCTGCCAGAAAGCCCTCAATGAATTCTTTCGTTTGATTGGCATATTCGTGGCATCGGACGCAATACCCTTTTTAGGGTGGTTGGATTTTGATGGATATGTGAAGCAGATGAAAAGGACAGCAAAGGATCTGGATTTAGTGCTCGGAGGGTGGCTCGATGAACATAGGCTCAATCGGAAATTAGATTCAAAACGAAATAAACACGATTTTGTAAACGTGATGCTGtctcttgaagaagaaggaaagctCTCCGGTTTACAGTATGATTCAGATATCAGCATCAAATCTACATGCTTG TCGATGATGTTAGGAGGTGGCAATACACCGGCTGAAACACTAACGTGGGCTATCTCATTGTTGCTAAACCATCCCGATCATCTAGTTAAATTGCAACATGAACTAGACGACAAAGTTGGTAAAGAGAGACAAGTCGTTGAAACCGACATCAAAAACCTCGTATATCTTCAAGCCGTTATTAAAGAAACTTTACGTCTGTATCCTGCTGGGGGCCCACTTCTAGGACCGAGGGAAGCGATGGAAGATTGTACTGTTTCAGGGTACCATGTAAAAGCCGGGACTCGGTTGATAGTTAACGTGTGGAAGATTCAAAGGGATGAGAAGGTTTGGACTGATGCATCTGAATTTAAACCCGAGAGGTTTATGGGTGAAGAACATGAACATGTCGACTTGAGAGGACAGCAGTTTGTCCTCATCCCATTTGGGTCAGGTCGACGTTCTTGTCCTGGAGCAACACTTGCTATCCAAGTTCTTCATCTGACATTGGCTCGTCTTGTTCATTCTTTTGATTTAGGTCTTCCTGGAGGTCTCCCGATCGACATGACTGAGAGCCCTGGGTTGACCATGCCAAAAAAGAAGCCATTACAGGCCCTCCTGACCCCACGCCTTCCATCCGAACTCTATGGATAG